The segment GAAAAACGGACTGCTTTTCTTTACCTCATCCATGCTAAACCTCCTTGCTAGCTCATATGCAGGTTTCGCCGAAATAAAACCTGATGTTTTGATGGCGGCGAGACCGGCATCCCTTAAGGCAGGTCACCTGCCCAAGCGGGTGCCGCCCGCCGTCGACGGCGACGGACGGCACCCCACGTTATATGGTTACGCCGTGAAGATGGAGCAGTGGCGTCCTTCGGCTTCCTTTACCATGTCGGCGAGGGACCCGATCTTAAGCGCACGCGTCGGACAACCGCTCACGCACAGGGGGTTCGAATTGACCTCGTAGCACGCAGCACATTTGTCGAGAACCGGTGCCACGAGATGGTACTGGCGCAGCACTCCTTCGACGAGGAACGGCTCGCGCCGCTCGCAGCGCATCCAATCCTCATCGTAGGGATAGCGATGGGTCTCGCGACATGCCGCCTCGCAGCTGAAGCAGCCGTTGCAGTCGTCCAGATCAAGCAGAAGCGCAATACCTTTTCCATCGACTCTGCTCATTACAGATCACCCCTTCCAGCTTCGATCTTGCACAGTGATGAGCGCATGGCCGTAGCACCGTAGCCGGGCTCTGCAGGTGTAGAGGGCACGAGAATGTTGCCGTTGCACTTATCCCACCCGTATCCGGGCAATCCCAGTTCGGGGCATTCGTCGCGCCAGCCAGGGCGCGGAACCGCCACGACCCCCTTCTTGATCTCGCGCGTTACCGTGGCCTTCGAGATAATGTGGCCGCGCGGCGAGGTGATGGTGATCCATTCGCCGTTCGTGATGCCGTATTTCCGGGCATCGTCGGGATGCACGAGGGCGAACGGGTCGGGATAGAGCTTGCGTTGAGCCGGAATGTTCGTCCACGCGGAGTGGAAGAACGAGTAGACGCGATGCCCGGTGACGGCGATCAGCGGATACTCTTCGGCAAGCTCAGGTTGGGAGATGGGGCTTTCCATCGGCTCAACGTAGTCGGGCAGCGGATCGTAACCGAAGTCGGCCAGAGCCTGGCACCAGAATTCGATGCGCCCCGTAGGCGTTGCGAAGCCCGGTTGTCCGTCGGGCCGCATGATGCCCTTCTCGTACTTCTTCTCGATGTAATCGCCCTTTTCGCCTCCGGGCTCGGTGGAACGCCAGTCTTTTGACTGGAATTCCTCCCAGGTTAGATCGAGATCGTAGAATTCCTTCAACCGCCAAAGCACCATTTCCTTGGTGTTGTTCCAGGGCCAATGCTCCGGATCGATGCGCTTGCCCCAATGCAAGAAGAACTCCCAATCGTCCCAGCATTCGCCCGGAGCCTCGACGGCCTGGTCGAACGTGAGCAGCAGGTTGCCATCGATTTCCTCGTCGTATGAGCACCGCTCGGCCCAGTCAGCCGAAGGCAGCAGCAAGTCGGCGAGCTTCGCCGTCGGCGACATGTAGAAATCCTTGACTGCTACGAAATCGAGATTCGGGGATGTCATGGCCTTGTACGTAAGATTGGTGTTCTCGTAGCAGAGAAGCGGATCGTTCGCGATGGCGATGAACGCCTTCACAGGACGGGGCTCGCCGGTGATCATCGCTTCGAACACCGCATGCGGGTCGTTCGAGCGGCCGAACGACTTGTAGAGAGGATGCTCTTCGCCGCCGAACGTGAACAGCTCGGGACGGCCCGGATCCTTCGTTCCGTCCCACAATGTGATCTTGTCGTCGAGCATGACGGAGAACGAAAGGCTCACCGGGGTGCCGCCCACGACGTCAATATGACCGAGCAGCCCGTGCAGGCACGCGAGAGCGCGTCCGTTCTGGATGGCGTTTGTGTGCATGCATCCCGGTCCGAGGCCTATGTTCATGGCAACCGGTCCGCACGTACCCATGATGCGCGCGGCTGCACGGATCTCTTCGGGAGTGATCCAGCAGACTTCGGCCGCGCGCTCGGGAGTCCAATCCTTCACGCGCTCGGCGAGCTCGTCGAAGCCGTACGTCCATTTTTCCACGAAATCCGCGTCGTACCACTCGTTCTCGATGACTTCGTGGATAAGGGCGAGCGCGAGCGCCGCATCGGTGCCGGGGCGCGGCTGGATGGCGACGTCGGCATGCTTCGACATGTCTTGGAAGCGGGAATCAATCACGACGAGCTTCGTTTTGCCGGCGCGCTGGTTCGCATAAACCTCTTTGGCCCAGGTCGTCTGCATGGCGGGGTTCTCTCCCCACGCGACCACGCAGCCAGCATGGCGCGAGTCGCCCTTCGCGGAACTGAAGATGCCGAGCGTAAACGCATTCGGAAGTATATGGGGCATGAGGCACACGTGCGTGGGTACGAGGCTCCAGCCTTCGAGCCCGAGCGACGAGTTCAGGCGACAGTGCCAATGGTTCGCGACGCGACCTGTTCCCTGACCGGTAATGATGGCTTCGGGGCCGTACTGCTCTTTGATGCGCAGGCACTCGGCCGCAATGATGTCGAGCGCCTCGTCCCACGTAATGCGCTCGAACTCGCTCTTGCCGCGGTTTTCGGGATTTCGCTCGCCGTCGGGATCCCAGTCTACGCGCTTCATGGGATAGAGCAAACGCCCGTCGAGGTTGTTGTGAATCTCGCGCTCCGACATTCCCGAGCCGCAGATGACGCCATGCGATTTTACGTTGTCGGGATTGCCTTCGATCTTGACGATCTGATTGTTCGCATCCGAGTAGACGATGACGCCGCAGCGCGCATGGCACGTCGTGCATTGCGTTCTGGTCTTTTTAAATGCCATTTCTTCTCCTTCTCCGTTACTGGTCTTCGCGGTTTCATTCGAACTCTGCTTGTGCCGCCTCACCTCTTTTCGAACGCATCGGCTCTGTCTTTCCTTCGAGTCATCTATTCAGCTTTTTTGGGAAAGCGCACCAGAAGAGCGCACACCACGCCGATCACGCAGCACACGCCGATTCCGATGTAGGCGGGGTTGTAGCTGCCCGCAGAGCTGAACACGGCACCGGAAATGACGGGAATCATGCCGGCGATGATGCTGAAGATGGGAAGTGCAACACCGATGATCTTCGAGAAGTTCCCATTGCCGAAAAAGTTCGCAAAGCAGGTGGGACCGCATACGAGATTGATACCCCAACCAGCACCGATGCAGATGAAGTACACGAACATGAGCACGCTGTCGTTCGCGCTGCTGAAGCTTGCTATGAACATTGCGGCGGCCATGGCGATGCCGCCGAACGCAAGCACGCGCACCGGTTCGATTCGGTCGATAAGGGGCGCGATCAGAAAACGGACGATCAATGCGACGATACCCTGGATGGACAAGCCGAGCGCAACGATGCCAGGGTCGAAGCCCATGCCCGAGAAGTGCAGCACGCCTGCAGATACGTTTATGTTAAAGCCGAAGTACAAGGGAAGAGCGGCGCAAACGAAGAGCCAGAACGCGGGGGTTTTCAAAGCTTGCGCGAGCGTCTTGCTCTCTTTCGTTTTATACACCTTCGACGAATCGACTTTGTTCTCAACGGCTTCTTCCGTCCCCCCATCGACGAAACCATCGGGAACAAGACCTTTGTCTTCGGGTTTGTTGCGAATAAACAGCACCACGATCACAAGACCGACAACCGCCGCCGCGGCTACCGCGTAAAAAGCAGATCTCCACGAACCAGTCGACTGAATGATGGCGTTGATTGCGGGCGGCACGAGAAACGCCACCGCACCCATTACCGCCATCATGATAGCCATGGCCATGCCGCGCTTCCTAACAAACCACATACTGATGGTGGTTTGGCACGGCACCTGAGAACCCATAGCGCTGCTAAAGCTCAGCCACACGCCGAAGATGAGGAAATAGGCGATCGTACTCGACCCGCCGAACTGAGCGAAAACGATGCTGCCGATAATAATCAGGATAGCCGACAGGATCATCGTCAGGCGAGCGCCCTTCTTCGATACCAAGTTGCCGATGATCGGCGCGAGCAGTCCCTGGAACAAGATGAATACGGTAAAGCCGAGGCCCACAAGCGTGCGATCCATCATGATATCGGGCTGCGTGACCATGACGGGTATCGCAATCTGACCGGCATTAAGAGATACCGACCCTAAGAGCAGGTACACCAATCCGCAAGCCGCTGTGATCACCCAGCCGTAGAAAAATCCCCCTTTCCCCTTCTTCGGCGCAGACGGAGCGGTGCCCGACTTTGCATCTTGCTCATCCATAGCTTCCTCCTTTTTCTGTCGTTCGGAACAAGACATGCGGCTTCGTGCATGGCAGTACTCTAGAAAGCCTCAGGACTGTGCGAGGCATATGATTTCGGCTTTCGGGCATTGCGCATCGCATGGAGCCATAGCCCGAAGATACGTGTTTTGGTGAGAATTGCATCGGCTCGACGCTGCGAAACAGCCTGAAAGCGCCTCATGCAAGCTGCATGAAATATTTATCCGATCAGGCGATACCGTGCATGAGCAGATGATGAGGAGTCGTGAGTGCAAGCCCCTCTTCGCTCATTGAGATGAACTAGAACGTCGCGATTTTTTCGGCCTCGACCATGTCGATCAGAGCCTGATGCGAGCCGACTCCGAGCTTCTTGTATATGTTGTAAACATGCGTTCTCGCCGTCGAGTTGCTGATAACGAGCTTTTCTTCGATTCGCTCCACATTGCGGCCTTTCGCCAACAAAAGGAACACTTCGGCTTCTCGGGGAGACAATCCATAATCCAGAATGACTCTCTTGCATGCACGGATGAAACGGCCGTCGTGATCCGAGGATATATCTCTTTCATCGGGATCGACTTCACCGAACCCGCCGTTCAAAACCTCGGCCTTCCTGCTTTCCTCAGAATTTAGCAGCACAAAGGAGAGCAGCAGCAGAAATGACAGTCCGATAAGAATGAAGTGAGTATGCTGTTCTGTGGACTCATTTCGCATGAAAATGTACCAACCGACAACCGTACCGACAAGCAGCCCGATCCAGTTGGGAATACTCGCCTTCGAGTACCTCCGAATGGAATGGATCCTGAATTCCTGATTAAGCTCGCTTCGCTCGCACCAAGCAAGAACCATGGCAAACGCATTGAACGCCACGGTCAAACCTGCGCACACGATCAGCGCCGCCTCGTTGCAGTAGGGAATGAGAAAGAGGATAGCGACAATGAAAGGCAGCGACATCTGCTGGACCTGTTGGCTCTTCAGTACCCTATTGAGCGACCAGTGCTTCGCCATGATAGATAAAGCCGCGCCGATAACCCCGCATGCCCCCACGATAAGGGCAGGCCCCAAACCCAGCGAAACCGTCACGATCAAAATGATGCCGTACGCCGCACTATGGCATGCAAGCCAAAACGCCTTCTTGCTCGTTTCCCGAAAAACGCTCTCGTCCTCTTCGCGAAGGTAGTTTCCCCAATCGACGTTCTTCATAAGCAACCGGCAAATGGCCACCTCTGCGGCGATGATGATCGACATTCCCATCAAACCGAGCTGCGGAGGCTGGACGGCGCACGAGAAAACGTACAGCAGAACGCTGAAGAACGCGCTCGTCGCAACCGTAAGGATGTTCTGCCTCATGGAGTTATGGCTCAATATAAGACACCAGAGCAGGCCAGAAGCGGCAAAGCTTATGCCGAGCAGAGCCCACGTAAGTACGGCGGCAAGACCCAACGTAACCCCGAAGCACAACGCAGCCGCCTCGGCGAGGAAGGGGACGACGCCTATGGCTACCGCCGGCATAAGGACGGCGGAGTAATGCAAGACAAGCCAATCCGCCTGCGTATACCCGAGCACGTATACGCCCAACATTGCCAAAATGGCAACTATGCGCAGAACCACCGCATACGATTCGCCATACCCGGACGCGAGCGGCAGCGCGATGCTCAATCCGCAGTAGGTCTGGACCGCTAAAAAGCATCCGAATCCGATAGCTGCCAGAATCAAGCGGCCATCAGGAATAGCCTTGCCATCGTAGACGGACTCACTATCGTTTGACACGCCCGACGCCGATCCATCGCGCCTCAGCCCATTCGCCTTCGATCCGCTGATAGCCGTCGCCCCCCATCGACCTCAATAGCCGAATCGCCCCCGATGGTCTCAAGGCACTGGCAAAGCAACTCTGGATGCCTGCGCAGGTAAAAGCATCGGATCTCTTCCAGCTTCGCTTCTAGCTATATGGTCTTATATTTAATACCACCACGACCATGATACTACATACTCTAATTTGTTATGGACATGAATGAGCGCAAAGCAAAATTAGGCCAGGCAATTCGCACCGAGCGCCGAGAGCAGGACATTTCGTTGCGCCGTTTTGCCCTTATGGTAGGGTTCAGCCATTCCTATTTGGTTGACGTCGAAAACGGTCGACGAAACATCGGCATCGAGAACCTCTGCAAGATAGCCGACGGGCTCGGTGTCGAGGTGAGCGATTTGACTAAAGGATTGTAGGCCACAGCTAAAAAACTACAAGCCAATCTCAAGCTTGTTTAGCGCGCTGCTTTCTAATCAGGATGTCGGTAACCTGCCCGTCTGCAAGCACCTCAGAACCAGCGAAGCTTCTTCAGCAAGAACAAAAGCGTCAACGCAAAGAGCATCGTGCAGCCCGCTACGACGGCGAAACCCCACGGATAGTCCGCAAGGGGTATGCCTAAGAGGTTCATGCCGAAGAAGCCCGCCACTGCCGTGGGGACGCACAGCACGAGCGTCACCGTAGCCACCACCTGCATCGTGCGGTTCAGATCGTGTTCCATGAGCAGGCTGAAATGATCGATTGTGGAATCGAGTATCTCGGAGTGTATCCGCGTTGTCTCAAGCGCCTGGCGGTTCTCTATCAGCACATCGTCGAAACGGTCGCGGTCCTCTTTGGTGGGAAAGGGTGAACGGCGCAGGTACTTCTCGAAAATGGCATCGTTGGTGATAAGCGAGGTTTTGAAGTACACGAGCGAGGAATCCAGCACGTAGAGATCCTCAAGCGCTTTGCGCGAAGGGCGCTTCGTGGTAGACATGAGCTCGGCGCGCCGTCGGTTGATGAGGCGAAGCGCCATGAAGTACGCCGAAGACGAGGCCGTAAGGATATCGGCCGCAAAGGCATGCACGTTCTCGGTCGGCGAGAGTTCCTTGGATGCTTTGAGCTGGTCGATGAGCGGGATCTTGTACACCGAGCACACGGTAACCACGTTATGCGGCGTTTCGAACAGCGCGATTGGGATGGTCTTGTAGCTGCGCTCGTTGGAAGAGCGATCGCGCACAGGCGTATCCGAGATGAACAGGGTGTAGCCGTGGTCGTCCTCGATGCGCGACACCTCGTCGAGGTCCAGTGCGGCACATACATCTTCCTCCTCGAAACCGAACGTGCTGCAAAGATGAGAAAGCTCATCGGGTGTCGGTTCGAATACGGCTATCCAGCAGCCGGGTTCTTCCTCGTTGATTTTTTTGAGCGCATGATGCTCATCGGTGCGGAAGTACTCGATCATACGCCTGCACCTCGCAGCGGACAGACGGATACAACAACGGTTGCCACGAAACGAACTCCTTTGCACAAGACGACCCGACGACGTCGCGCAGCCGGACTTTTGCCGTGCGAAGCGACCAAGCGCCTCGCGAAATCCGATTATAGTCTATTCTTGCGTTTCGCAGATCGAGGCAAAGACGGAACGGGGCGAAGCGCTGTGCCTCGCCCCGTCTTTGCTGCCGAGGATCCTCTATGCGCGGTACAAAGCGATCGTCCCGACGTTCAGATCCTTCTCGACCGTCGAGATGAAATCGGAAACGGTGCGGGGCATATACCCTTCCGCTTCGACCGTGATGCTGTAGTCGGCCGGCTCGATCTGGCGGAACCAGAAATCCCCGAAGTCGTCGGATTCGGTTTCCCTCGTCTGTCCCGTGGCGCTATCGGTGAGGATGACCTTGGCGCCGATGATGACTTCCTCCTCCTCAAGATCGGCGATTTCCCCGCCGATGAAGCGCTTGGGAAGATTCAGGTAGTACACGCCGGGGCCCGTACCGAATTCGGGATGGAGCTTCTCCGCGGCGTCGAGCTCGCCGGCGAAGTCCTCGATATCGCCGAACCGCAGCGCATCGTGAGCGCACGCCTCGACGCAGCGCGGCACCGTCCAGCCGTCGTCGAGCAAGTGGGCGCAGCCCGTGCATTTCTGCGGAATGTCGAGCTCCTCGTTCCAGAACACCTTGTGATACGGGCACGCTTCCGCGATGGCCTTCTGGCCCTTCGCCTTCACCGGGTCGATGACGACCAGTCCGTCGTCGCGGCGGTACACGGCGCCGTCCTTCGCCGCAGCCATGCACGGGGCGTTTTCGCAATGCTGGCACATGATCGGCGTGTAGGCGACGGTGACCTTCGGAACCTGGCCGCGCTCCTTCTCCTCGACGTTGAGCCATTGCTGGCCCACATCGGGCTGCGGAGCGGCATAGGGCATCCAATCGTTGTCGCAATGCTCGTCTTTGCACACAAGCTGGCAGCTGCGGCAGCCGACGCACTTGGCTACATCTATGACAAAGGTCTTCATGGGGCTACCTTCCTTCCTCGATGATGCAGGATTCGGCCACGTGACCCGTGTCCTTGTCGTAGAACTTCGCAAACTCGACCGGATACTGCTTGGCAAGCTCGAACACGTCGACTTTCGCGATGTTGATCAGGAAGCTGTTCGTAACCTCGCCGGGGCAGTTCTTCGACGTGGTGTTGGACGGGCAGATGAGGTTGTTCGCGCCGCCGCGGTCGAACTCGCCGATGACGATGCTGTCGACGCGCGCGCCGTGGTCCTGGTACAGCGCGCCCGGGATCACGCGCTCGCTCAGGCGCACGCCGCCCAAAACGGCACCGCGCTCGTTGAATATCTTGCAGATGTCGCCGTCGTGCAGGTTCAAGCGGCCGGCATCCAGGGGGTTGACCCAGATGGGTTCGTACATATAGCCGTCGGGGCCTTTGACCTTGCAGGTCTCGAACTCGCGCATCCAGGTGTTGTCGTCGTTGTTCGCATGCACGCGCCAACGGGGGTGGTTCGTGATGAGCAAAAACGGATACTCTTTTGCGCGGGGATGCAGCAGGCTCTCGGTATGGGATTCCCCGTACGGCACGAAGTGCGGAACGGGGGGACGCTCGACGTCGTCGGGATAATGCTCGGCGAGCGCGGTGGAGTAGAACTCGACCTTGCCGGTCGGTGTGGACAGCGGCTCGCTATCGGGATCCTCATACCACGGACGCATGTGCAGGCGGTCGTTTTCCCAGTTCTCGGCGGTGGGAACGACGAAATAGCCCTTCTCCATCCACTCTTCGTAGGTGAGGTACTTCTCGCATCCGGAGTTCTCGAAGCCCTTCTTGATGAGCTCTTCCTCGGTGCCCTCGGCGTACTGCTCGTACAGACCGAGCTTCTTGGCCACCTCGCCCACGGCCTCCCAGTCGGAAAGGGACTCGCCGACATGGGGGACGGCCTGCTCTTCATGGAGGATCATGTTGTATTGACCGGAGAACAGGTCGGCGGAGATGTCGTTGACCTCAAGCTTCGTGGTGGTGGGAAGAATGATGTCCGCGAACAGGGCGTCGTTCTCGAGCCACGGGTGCTGGGCGACGATGAACTGCAGGTTCGGATGGCGCAGGGCGCGCTGCATCTCGTTGCCGCCGTTCCAGCAGGTCTGCCAGCAGGGGCTGTCGGTCCAAATCATATGGATCTCGCCGGCTCCGGGCTGCGGGAAGTCCCATTCGATGAACTGGTCCTGAGCGGGCATGCCCGCGATGACGTGACCGCCCGACCAATGGACCGGCGGGTTCATGATGGCCTGGGGGATGAGCGTCTTCGGGATGAAGTTCACCGGCTCGGTGAGCATGGCCCAGCCGTGGTACACGGAGTTCATGTCGGGCTGGAGCTCGCAGCGCGGGAAGGGGTAGATGTCATCGATTCCGAACAGGCCGACGTCCATGAAGTTGATCTGCCCGGCACCGGGCTTGCCGAGCTGCTGCATGGTGAGCAGGCAGACTTCCAACCGGGCGGGCTCGCTCGAATACGCGGCGCGGATGAGGCCGCCGCCCGCGCAGTGGCCGATCGACACGGCGTGCTTCGCCCAGTAGCGGGCAAGCGCCTTGATCTGGCGGGCCGAGACGCCAGTGATGGGGGCAGCCCATGCCGGAGTCTTCGCAACGCCGTCCTCCCCGCCCAGAATGTAGCGCTCGAACCAGTCGAAGCCGACGGAGTGCGATTCGACCCACGCGCGGTCGTAGAGGCCCTCCTTCATCCACACGTACGCGATGGCGCACTGCAGCGCGGCGTCGGTGTTGGGAAGCACGGGAATCCACTTGTCGGCGTGGGCTGCAGCGGCGTAGTTCAGGTCGGGAGTGATGAATATCTGCTTGATGCCGGCCTCGGTGAAGAAGCTTTCGACGCGGCCGGGCATCATGCCGCCCCATCCCCACGGCGTGGTTTCGGGATCGCCCGACCACATGATCACGCAGTCGCCGTTCTCGGCGATATCCTTGAAGAGGTTCTCGGTATGGGCCTGCTTGCCGACGGGGTCCATGCCCCAGATGTGCTTGGCTCCCCAAGTCCAACCT is part of the Raoultibacter phocaeensis genome and harbors:
- a CDS encoding response regulator transcription factor; translation: MSNDSESVYDGKAIPDGRLILAAIGFGCFLAVQTYCGLSIALPLASGYGESYAVVLRIVAILAMLGVYVLGYTQADWLVLHYSAVLMPAVAIGVVPFLAEAAALCFGVTLGLAAVLTWALLGISFAASGLLWCLILSHNSMRQNILTVATSAFFSVLLYVFSCAVQPPQLGLMGMSIIIAAEVAICRLLMKNVDWGNYLREEDESVFRETSKKAFWLACHSAAYGIILIVTVSLGLGPALIVGACGVIGAALSIMAKHWSLNRVLKSQQVQQMSLPFIVAILFLIPYCNEAALIVCAGLTVAFNAFAMVLAWCERSELNQEFRIHSIRRYSKASIPNWIGLLVGTVVGWYIFMRNESTEQHTHFILIGLSFLLLLSFVLLNSEESRKAEVLNGGFGEVDPDERDISSDHDGRFIRACKRVILDYGLSPREAEVFLLLAKGRNVERIEEKLVISNSTARTHVYNIYKKLGVGSHQALIDMVEAEKIATF
- a CDS encoding molybdopterin-containing oxidoreductase family protein is translated as MAFKKTRTQCTTCHARCGVIVYSDANNQIVKIEGNPDNVKSHGVICGSGMSEREIHNNLDGRLLYPMKRVDWDPDGERNPENRGKSEFERITWDEALDIIAAECLRIKEQYGPEAIITGQGTGRVANHWHCRLNSSLGLEGWSLVPTHVCLMPHILPNAFTLGIFSSAKGDSRHAGCVVAWGENPAMQTTWAKEVYANQRAGKTKLVVIDSRFQDMSKHADVAIQPRPGTDAALALALIHEVIENEWYDADFVEKWTYGFDELAERVKDWTPERAAEVCWITPEEIRAAARIMGTCGPVAMNIGLGPGCMHTNAIQNGRALACLHGLLGHIDVVGGTPVSLSFSVMLDDKITLWDGTKDPGRPELFTFGGEEHPLYKSFGRSNDPHAVFEAMITGEPRPVKAFIAIANDPLLCYENTNLTYKAMTSPNLDFVAVKDFYMSPTAKLADLLLPSADWAERCSYDEEIDGNLLLTFDQAVEAPGECWDDWEFFLHWGKRIDPEHWPWNNTKEMVLWRLKEFYDLDLTWEEFQSKDWRSTEPGGEKGDYIEKKYEKGIMRPDGQPGFATPTGRIEFWCQALADFGYDPLPDYVEPMESPISQPELAEEYPLIAVTGHRVYSFFHSAWTNIPAQRKLYPDPFALVHPDDARKYGITNGEWITITSPRGHIISKATVTREIKKGVVAVPRPGWRDECPELGLPGYGWDKCNGNILVPSTPAEPGYGATAMRSSLCKIEAGRGDL
- a CDS encoding magnesium transporter CorA family protein, with amino-acid sequence MIEYFRTDEHHALKKINEEEPGCWIAVFEPTPDELSHLCSTFGFEEEDVCAALDLDEVSRIEDDHGYTLFISDTPVRDRSSNERSYKTIPIALFETPHNVVTVCSVYKIPLIDQLKASKELSPTENVHAFAADILTASSSAYFMALRLINRRRAELMSTTKRPSRKALEDLYVLDSSLVYFKTSLITNDAIFEKYLRRSPFPTKEDRDRFDDVLIENRQALETTRIHSEILDSTIDHFSLLMEHDLNRTMQVVATVTLVLCVPTAVAGFFGMNLLGIPLADYPWGFAVVAGCTMLFALTLLFLLKKLRWF
- a CDS encoding 4Fe-4S dicluster domain-containing protein, translated to MKTFVIDVAKCVGCRSCQLVCKDEHCDNDWMPYAAPQPDVGQQWLNVEEKERGQVPKVTVAYTPIMCQHCENAPCMAAAKDGAVYRRDDGLVVIDPVKAKGQKAIAEACPYHKVFWNEELDIPQKCTGCAHLLDDGWTVPRCVEACAHDALRFGDIEDFAGELDAAEKLHPEFGTGPGVYYLNLPKRFIGGEIADLEEEEVIIGAKVILTDSATGQTRETESDDFGDFWFRQIEPADYSITVEAEGYMPRTVSDFISTVEKDLNVGTIALYRA
- a CDS encoding helix-turn-helix domain-containing protein, with the protein product MDMNERKAKLGQAIRTERREQDISLRRFALMVGFSHSYLVDVENGRRNIGIENLCKIADGLGVEVSDLTKGL
- a CDS encoding molybdopterin-dependent oxidoreductase is translated as MPETGGKTVYKSLGLCGFGLGSNSAAVDVKDGKILRIRPMHYDEKYEYESMRPWKITARNGAVLEPKTRTLPTPLQYAYKKRVYSKNRVPYPLKRVDWDPNGERHPETRGEAKYVRISWDEATDIIASELKRIYGEYGPFAVLAQIDGHGESKIIHAAHGCPGKLLDLLGGYTLQARQPDSWEGWTWGAKHIWGMDPVGKQAHTENLFKDIAENGDCVIMWSGDPETTPWGWGGMMPGRVESFFTEAGIKQIFITPDLNYAAAAHADKWIPVLPNTDAALQCAIAYVWMKEGLYDRAWVESHSVGFDWFERYILGGEDGVAKTPAWAAPITGVSARQIKALARYWAKHAVSIGHCAGGGLIRAAYSSEPARLEVCLLTMQQLGKPGAGQINFMDVGLFGIDDIYPFPRCELQPDMNSVYHGWAMLTEPVNFIPKTLIPQAIMNPPVHWSGGHVIAGMPAQDQFIEWDFPQPGAGEIHMIWTDSPCWQTCWNGGNEMQRALRHPNLQFIVAQHPWLENDALFADIILPTTTKLEVNDISADLFSGQYNMILHEEQAVPHVGESLSDWEAVGEVAKKLGLYEQYAEGTEEELIKKGFENSGCEKYLTYEEWMEKGYFVVPTAENWENDRLHMRPWYEDPDSEPLSTPTGKVEFYSTALAEHYPDDVERPPVPHFVPYGESHTESLLHPRAKEYPFLLITNHPRWRVHANNDDNTWMREFETCKVKGPDGYMYEPIWVNPLDAGRLNLHDGDICKIFNERGAVLGGVRLSERVIPGALYQDHGARVDSIVIGEFDRGGANNLICPSNTTSKNCPGEVTNSFLINIAKVDVFELAKQYPVEFAKFYDKDTGHVAESCIIEEGR
- a CDS encoding MFS transporter, with the translated sequence MDEQDAKSGTAPSAPKKGKGGFFYGWVITAACGLVYLLLGSVSLNAGQIAIPVMVTQPDIMMDRTLVGLGFTVFILFQGLLAPIIGNLVSKKGARLTMILSAILIIIGSIVFAQFGGSSTIAYFLIFGVWLSFSSAMGSQVPCQTTISMWFVRKRGMAMAIMMAVMGAVAFLVPPAINAIIQSTGSWRSAFYAVAAAAVVGLVIVVLFIRNKPEDKGLVPDGFVDGGTEEAVENKVDSSKVYKTKESKTLAQALKTPAFWLFVCAALPLYFGFNINVSAGVLHFSGMGFDPGIVALGLSIQGIVALIVRFLIAPLIDRIEPVRVLAFGGIAMAAAMFIASFSSANDSVLMFVYFICIGAGWGINLVCGPTCFANFFGNGNFSKIIGVALPIFSIIAGMIPVISGAVFSSAGSYNPAYIGIGVCCVIGVVCALLVRFPKKAE